The following proteins are encoded in a genomic region of Pseudomonas sp. Os17:
- a CDS encoding GGDEF domain-containing phosphodiesterase, whose translation MTHNPDLSGPLVEPRVILLRYAVEMAVERTRLLYQGSLLPTLFMLLNGLVCTWLLWSPARYLLLSVWMVWLLALVALRVIQVAAFDSAIPSRQAQPVWQRMFLLGSTVSGLTLACAGIALVPTDSFLQQAWVFGLIGAAILSASVAYAVSLQAFLSFTLPCLLPAIAYLFWGGDEQQRGWGWLGLILLVSLSVVAWQVNRLIQRGLLRRFQNQALIEHLQDAQSRSNQLNRELAREVEQRRRAEEQLREAQAGLEQRVAQRSLELDAANQALSKSEARLALALDASELGLWDWNLQTDEVHHTQLKELFGLEPEDVTAMLSHLKPRLHPEDLPVLKRALVEHLKGRSEDYQVEYRVRHGDGRWVWIEDRGRAVERSPDGRVLRMVGTRRDISADKELEVQRDLAATVFEAASEGIVILDPDYALIAANQAFSLVTGYQVEDMLGRNVVELSCSRDARRHYPMIHQALEQHGSWQGELVETRKNGELYPQWLQLNVVRDRRGKVRHIVGFFADLSARRESEERMRYLTHYDELTGLANRSLFRERLREAHQRVRQGSRSLALLHINLDRFKLLNDSLGHEVADQLLQKMARRLVNALPEADTIARLSGDEFAVLFDAYGSLSSLTRVATRLLSKLRLPITVEGHELVVSASMGISMLPDSAREIAALVSQANMAMAHAKHLGGNNFQFYTESLQASTLERLQLENQLRKAIEEDQLMVFYQPKLCLATGRLNAAEALVRWDHPTMGRVPPGDFIGLAEETGLIGPIGEFVLRQACRQACEWQRQGLEPIRVSVNLSVYQLRQGKLVSLVRQVLEETGLEPHLLELELTESQLLDSVEHIIATFRQLRALGVKLAIDDFGTGYSSLSYLKRIPVDYVKIDQAFIRGLADGGEDAAITRAIIAMAHGLSLKVVAEGVEEPGQLTFLRAEHCDEVQGYLISRPVNAEGLALLLQAQTR comes from the coding sequence ATGACCCATAATCCCGACCTGTCCGGCCCCTTGGTGGAACCGCGGGTTATCCTTCTGCGCTACGCCGTCGAGATGGCGGTGGAACGCACGCGTCTGCTGTATCAGGGCTCGCTGCTGCCGACGCTGTTCATGCTGCTCAATGGTCTGGTGTGCACCTGGCTGCTCTGGAGCCCGGCGCGCTATCTGTTGCTCAGCGTGTGGATGGTCTGGCTGCTGGCCCTGGTGGCCTTGCGGGTGATCCAGGTGGCGGCCTTCGACTCGGCCATCCCCAGCCGCCAGGCGCAGCCGGTCTGGCAGCGCATGTTTCTTCTGGGCTCGACGGTCAGCGGCCTGACCCTGGCCTGTGCCGGCATCGCTCTGGTGCCCACCGACAGTTTTCTCCAGCAGGCGTGGGTCTTCGGCCTGATCGGCGCGGCCATTCTTTCGGCCAGCGTGGCCTATGCGGTCAGCCTGCAGGCCTTTCTTTCCTTCACCTTGCCGTGCCTGCTGCCGGCGATTGCCTACCTGTTCTGGGGCGGCGACGAGCAGCAGCGGGGCTGGGGCTGGCTGGGGCTGATTCTCCTGGTGTCCTTGAGCGTGGTGGCATGGCAGGTCAATCGCCTGATCCAGCGCGGCTTGCTGCGACGCTTTCAGAATCAGGCCCTGATCGAGCACCTGCAGGACGCCCAGAGCCGCAGCAACCAGCTCAACCGCGAGCTGGCCCGGGAAGTGGAGCAGCGCCGCCGCGCCGAGGAGCAGTTGCGCGAGGCCCAGGCCGGGCTGGAGCAGCGGGTGGCTCAGCGCAGCCTGGAGCTGGACGCGGCCAACCAGGCCCTGAGCAAGAGCGAGGCACGCCTGGCCCTGGCCCTGGACGCCAGCGAGCTCGGACTGTGGGACTGGAACCTGCAGACCGACGAGGTCCATCACACCCAGCTCAAGGAGCTGTTCGGCCTGGAGCCGGAAGACGTCACGGCGATGCTCAGCCACCTCAAGCCGCGGCTGCATCCCGAGGATCTGCCCGTGCTCAAGCGTGCCCTGGTGGAGCACCTCAAGGGCCGCAGCGAGGACTATCAGGTGGAATACCGGGTGCGCCATGGCGATGGCCGCTGGGTGTGGATCGAGGACCGTGGTCGGGCGGTGGAACGCAGCCCCGACGGACGGGTGCTGCGCATGGTGGGCACGCGGCGCGATATCAGTGCCGACAAGGAGCTGGAAGTGCAGCGCGACCTGGCCGCCACGGTGTTCGAGGCGGCCAGCGAAGGGATAGTCATCCTTGACCCCGATTACGCCCTGATTGCCGCCAACCAGGCCTTCAGTCTGGTCACCGGCTATCAGGTCGAAGACATGCTCGGGCGCAATGTGGTGGAGCTGTCCTGCAGCCGCGATGCCCGTCGTCACTATCCGATGATTCACCAGGCCCTGGAGCAGCACGGCAGCTGGCAGGGCGAACTGGTGGAAACCCGCAAGAATGGCGAGCTTTATCCGCAGTGGCTGCAACTGAACGTGGTGCGCGACAGGCGGGGAAAAGTCCGGCATATCGTGGGCTTCTTCGCCGATCTGTCGGCTAGGCGTGAATCCGAGGAGCGCATGCGCTACCTCACCCACTATGACGAGCTCACCGGGCTGGCCAACCGCTCGCTGTTCCGCGAGCGCCTGCGCGAGGCCCACCAGCGGGTGCGCCAGGGCAGCCGCAGCCTGGCCTTGCTGCACATCAATCTGGATCGCTTCAAGCTGCTCAATGACAGCCTCGGCCATGAAGTGGCCGACCAGCTGTTGCAGAAAATGGCGCGACGGCTGGTCAATGCGCTGCCGGAAGCCGACACCATCGCGCGCTTGTCCGGTGACGAGTTCGCCGTGCTGTTCGATGCCTACGGCAGCCTGTCCAGCCTGACCCGGGTGGCGACCCGCTTGCTCAGCAAGTTGCGCCTGCCGATCACCGTTGAGGGCCACGAACTGGTGGTCAGCGCCTCCATGGGCATCAGCATGCTCCCGGACAGCGCCCGGGAGATCGCCGCCCTGGTCAGCCAGGCGAACATGGCCATGGCCCACGCCAAGCACCTGGGCGGCAACAACTTCCAGTTCTATACCGAAAGCCTGCAAGCCAGCACCCTGGAGCGGCTGCAACTGGAGAACCAGTTGCGCAAGGCCATCGAAGAAGACCAGCTGATGGTCTTCTACCAGCCCAAACTGTGCCTGGCCACGGGCCGGCTGAATGCCGCCGAGGCCCTGGTGCGCTGGGACCACCCGACCATGGGCCGGGTGCCGCCGGGAGACTTTATCGGGCTGGCGGAAGAAACCGGGCTGATCGGTCCCATCGGCGAATTCGTCTTGCGCCAGGCCTGCCGACAGGCCTGTGAATGGCAGCGCCAGGGCCTGGAGCCGATTCGGGTGTCGGTCAACCTGTCGGTGTATCAGTTGCGCCAGGGCAAGCTGGTGAGTCTGGTGCGCCAGGTGCTGGAGGAGACCGGCCTGGAGCCGCACCTGCTGGAGCTGGAGCTAACCGAAAGCCAGTTGCTGGACAGCGTCGAGCACATCATCGCCACCTTCCGGCAACTGCGCGCCCTGGGGGTGAAGCTGGCCATTGACGACTTCGGCACCGGTTATTCGTCCCTGAGTTACCTCAAGCGGATTCCGGTGGACTACGTGAAGATCGACCAGGCCTTTATCCGTGGGCTGGCCGACGGAGGCGAGGACGCCGCCATCACCCGGGCGATCATTGCCATGGCCCACGGGCTGTCGCTGAAGGTGGTGGCCGAGGGCGTCGAAGAGCCCGGTCAACTGACGTTCCTGCGGGCCGAGCACTGCGATGAAGTGCAGGGCTATCTGATCAGTCGCCCGGTGAACGCCGAGGGCCTGGCGCTGCTGTTGCAGGCCCAGACTCGCTAG
- a CDS encoding EamA family transporter: MGSGFFSSWTFWALLSATFAALTAIFAKVGIENVNSDFATLLRTVVVLVSLALILYATGQYQSLGSISTRSYLFLLLSGLATGASWLCYFRALKLGPASLVAPVDKLSVVLVAVIGVALLGEKLDLRQWGGIGLITAGVVLLALRR; this comes from the coding sequence ATGGGTTCAGGCTTTTTTTCCTCGTGGACATTCTGGGCGCTGCTCTCGGCAACTTTCGCCGCTTTGACGGCGATCTTCGCCAAAGTCGGGATAGAAAACGTCAATTCAGACTTCGCCACCCTGCTGCGCACCGTGGTGGTCCTGGTCAGCCTGGCCTTGATTTTGTACGCAACGGGCCAATATCAGTCCCTGGGATCGATTTCCACCAGGAGCTATCTGTTCCTGCTGCTGTCGGGACTGGCCACCGGGGCCTCCTGGCTGTGCTATTTCCGCGCCCTGAAACTCGGCCCGGCCTCTCTGGTGGCGCCGGTGGACAAGCTCAGCGTGGTGTTGGTCGCAGTCATCGGCGTGGCCCTGCTGGGCGAGAAACTCGATCTGCGCCAGTGGGGCGGAATCGGCCTGATCACCGCCGGCGTCGTGCTCCTGGCACTGCGTCGCTGA
- a CDS encoding LysR family transcriptional regulator: MRKSLMRLTLRQLQIFNEVCDLRSYSRAADEMNLTQPAVSLQIRQLEELIGQPLFDYVGKKLYMTEAAEALQRASRDIFGRLENLDMQLSDMQGSLQGQLKLAVESSAKYFVPHLFAAFKRQHPEVHLQLTVVNRAQVIRRLSDNRDDLVIMSMVPQDMELEFLPFLNNPIVAVAPPDHPLSHMGPLRLQDLEPYTLVLREPGSGTRLACEEYFKEKRVHFTQVLEVSSAEAQRECVRAGLGVALLTRHALNLELATGGLIELPVEELPLLRSWCLVQAKAKRLSPVAHAFLGFIRSERVQISGLVERFDGKPRVPPASN, encoded by the coding sequence ATGCGTAAGTCCTTGATGAGACTGACATTGCGTCAGTTGCAGATTTTCAATGAAGTCTGCGATCTGCGCTCCTACAGCCGCGCCGCCGACGAAATGAATCTCACCCAGCCGGCGGTCAGCCTGCAGATCCGTCAGCTGGAGGAACTGATCGGCCAACCGCTGTTCGATTACGTCGGCAAGAAGCTCTACATGACCGAAGCCGCCGAAGCCCTGCAACGGGCCAGCCGGGACATCTTCGGACGCCTGGAAAACCTCGACATGCAGCTCTCGGACATGCAGGGCTCGCTGCAGGGCCAGCTCAAGCTGGCGGTGGAATCCAGCGCCAAGTACTTCGTCCCGCACCTGTTCGCCGCCTTCAAGCGCCAGCATCCGGAAGTCCACCTGCAGCTGACCGTGGTCAACCGCGCCCAGGTGATCCGCCGCCTCTCGGACAACCGTGACGACCTGGTGATCATGTCCATGGTGCCCCAGGACATGGAGCTGGAATTCCTGCCGTTTCTCAACAACCCCATCGTCGCCGTAGCGCCACCGGATCATCCCCTGAGCCACATGGGCCCGCTGCGCCTGCAGGACCTGGAGCCCTACACCCTGGTGCTGCGCGAACCGGGCTCGGGCACGCGCCTGGCCTGCGAGGAGTACTTCAAGGAGAAGCGCGTGCACTTCACCCAGGTCCTCGAAGTGTCGTCGGCCGAGGCTCAGCGCGAGTGCGTGCGTGCGGGCCTGGGCGTGGCCTTGCTGACGCGCCACGCCCTGAACCTTGAGTTGGCGACCGGCGGGTTGATCGAGTTGCCGGTCGAAGAGCTGCCATTGCTTCGCAGCTGGTGCCTGGTGCAGGCCAAAGCCAAACGCCTGTCACCGGTAGCGCATGCGTTCCTGGGATTCATCCGCAGCGAACGGGTGCAGATCAGCGGGCTGGTTGAACGCTTCGACGGGAAGCCGCGGGTGCCGCCTGCCAGTAATTGA
- the hexR gene encoding transcriptional regulator HexR — protein MNLLQHIAQSRHLLRKSELKVADHVLLDPAAVMHSSMADLAHSVGISEPTIVRFCRAIGCSGFQDLKLKLAQSLAAGASFGQFAIHEDDSVADYSLKIFDTTLHTLMEVREKLDPVALQQAVTAMSQAQRVEFYGFGASGAVAADAQHKFFRLLLTAAAYSDPHMQAMSAVTLKPTDVAICISQSGRSKDLLITANLVRESGASLITLCPSQTPLAELSTVNLAIDVHEDTEIYTPLTSRIAHLVVIDVLAMGVAMARGPSLVNHLKSVKRSLRSLRLSPKSVKALDD, from the coding sequence TTGAACCTGTTGCAGCACATTGCCCAGTCACGTCATTTGTTACGCAAATCGGAACTCAAGGTCGCCGATCACGTGCTCCTTGATCCTGCGGCGGTGATGCACAGTTCCATGGCGGACCTGGCCCACAGCGTGGGCATCAGCGAACCGACCATCGTGCGCTTCTGCCGGGCCATCGGCTGTTCCGGTTTCCAGGACCTGAAGCTCAAGCTGGCGCAGAGCCTCGCGGCCGGGGCCAGTTTCGGCCAGTTCGCGATCCATGAAGACGATTCCGTCGCCGACTACAGCCTGAAGATCTTCGACACCACCCTGCACACCCTGATGGAGGTTCGCGAGAAGCTCGATCCGGTGGCCCTGCAGCAGGCGGTGACCGCCATGTCCCAGGCCCAGCGCGTGGAGTTCTACGGCTTTGGCGCCTCGGGCGCAGTGGCGGCGGACGCCCAGCACAAGTTCTTCCGCCTGCTGCTGACCGCGGCGGCCTATTCCGACCCGCACATGCAGGCGATGTCGGCGGTGACCCTTAAGCCCACCGACGTGGCCATCTGCATTTCCCAGTCCGGGCGTTCCAAGGACCTGCTGATCACCGCCAACCTGGTGCGTGAAAGCGGCGCCTCGCTGATCACCCTGTGCCCGAGCCAGACGCCATTGGCCGAGCTGTCCACGGTCAACCTGGCCATCGACGTCCACGAAGACACCGAGATCTACACCCCGCTGACCTCGCGCATCGCCCACCTGGTGGTGATCGACGTGTTGGCCATGGGCGTGGCGATGGCCCGCGGGCCGAGCCTGGTCAACCACCTCAAGAGCGTCAAGCGCAGTCTGCGCAGCCTGCGCCTGTCGCCCAAGTCGGTCAAAGCCCTGGACGATTGA
- the oadA gene encoding sodium-extruding oxaloacetate decarboxylase subunit alpha — MTKKIFVTDTILRDAHQSLLATRMRTEDMLPICDKLDKVGYWSLEVWGGATFDACVRFLKEDPWERLRKLRAALPNTRLQMLLRGQNLLGYRHYSDDVVKAFVAKAAVNGIDVFRIFDAMNDVRNLRVAIEAVKAAGKHAQGTIAYTTSPVHTIEAFVAQAKQMEAMGCDSIAIKDMAGLLTPYATGELVKALKAELSLPVFIHSHDTAGLAAMCQLKAIENGADHIDTAISSFAWGTSHPGTESMVAALKGSEFDTGLDLELLQEIGLYFYAVRKKYHQFESEFTAVDTRVQVNQVPGGMISNLANQLKEQGALNRMGEVLAEIPRVRHDLGYPPLVTPTSQIVGTQAFFNVLAGERYKTITNEVKLYLQGGYGKAPGQVDENLRRQAIGSEDVIDVRPADLLKPEMTKLRGEIGALAHSEEDVLTYAMFPDIGRKFLEEREAGTLVPEVLLPIPEAGGVSKPGGEGVPTEFVIDVHGETYRVDITGVGVKAEGKRHFYLSIDGMPEEVVFEPLNEFVGGGGSKRKQASAPGHVSTTMPGNIVDVLVKEGDVVKEGQAVLITEAMKMETEVQAAVAGKVVAIHVAKGDRVNPGEILIEIEG, encoded by the coding sequence ATGACTAAAAAGATCTTCGTTACCGACACCATCCTGCGTGACGCCCACCAGTCGCTGCTGGCCACCCGCATGCGCACCGAAGACATGCTGCCGATCTGCGACAAGCTCGACAAAGTCGGCTACTGGTCCCTGGAAGTCTGGGGCGGCGCCACCTTCGACGCCTGCGTGCGCTTCCTCAAGGAAGACCCGTGGGAGCGCCTGCGCAAACTGCGCGCGGCGCTGCCCAACACTCGCCTGCAGATGCTCCTGCGCGGGCAGAACCTGCTGGGCTACCGCCACTACAGCGACGACGTGGTCAAGGCCTTCGTGGCCAAGGCCGCGGTCAACGGCATCGACGTGTTCCGCATCTTCGACGCCATGAACGACGTGCGTAACCTGCGGGTCGCCATCGAAGCGGTGAAGGCCGCCGGCAAGCACGCCCAGGGCACCATCGCCTACACCACCAGCCCGGTGCACACCATCGAGGCCTTCGTGGCCCAGGCCAAGCAGATGGAAGCCATGGGTTGCGACTCGATCGCGATCAAGGACATGGCCGGCCTGCTGACCCCTTACGCCACCGGCGAGCTGGTCAAGGCGCTGAAGGCCGAGCTGTCGCTGCCGGTGTTCATCCACTCCCACGACACCGCCGGCCTGGCTGCCATGTGCCAGCTCAAGGCCATCGAGAACGGCGCCGACCATATCGACACCGCCATCTCCAGCTTCGCCTGGGGCACCAGCCACCCGGGCACCGAGTCCATGGTCGCGGCCCTTAAAGGCAGCGAGTTCGACACCGGCCTGGACCTGGAGCTGCTGCAAGAGATCGGCCTGTACTTCTACGCCGTGCGCAAGAAGTACCACCAGTTCGAAAGCGAATTCACCGCGGTCGATACCCGGGTGCAGGTCAACCAGGTGCCGGGCGGGATGATTTCCAACCTGGCCAACCAGTTGAAAGAGCAGGGCGCGCTGAACCGCATGGGCGAAGTGCTGGCCGAGATCCCGCGGGTGCGTCACGACCTGGGCTACCCGCCGCTGGTGACCCCGACCTCGCAGATCGTCGGCACCCAGGCGTTCTTCAACGTCCTGGCCGGCGAGCGCTACAAGACCATCACCAACGAAGTGAAGCTCTACCTGCAGGGCGGCTACGGCAAGGCCCCGGGTCAGGTGGACGAAAACCTGCGGCGCCAGGCCATCGGCAGCGAGGACGTGATCGACGTGCGTCCGGCCGACCTGTTGAAGCCGGAAATGACCAAGCTGCGCGGCGAAATCGGTGCCCTGGCCCATTCCGAGGAAGACGTGCTGACCTACGCCATGTTCCCGGACATCGGGCGCAAATTCCTCGAAGAGCGTGAGGCCGGCACCCTGGTTCCGGAAGTGTTGCTGCCGATCCCCGAAGCCGGTGGCGTCAGCAAGCCGGGCGGTGAAGGCGTGCCTACCGAGTTCGTCATCGACGTCCACGGCGAAACCTACCGCGTCGACATCACCGGTGTCGGGGTCAAGGCCGAAGGCAAGCGTCACTTCTACCTGTCCATCGACGGCATGCCGGAAGAAGTGGTGTTCGAGCCGCTCAACGAATTCGTCGGCGGCGGTGGCAGCAAGCGCAAGCAGGCCAGTGCGCCGGGCCATGTCAGCACCACCATGCCGGGCAACATCGTCGATGTGCTGGTCAAGGAAGGCGACGTGGTCAAGGAAGGCCAGGCGGTACTGATCACCGAAGCCATGAAGATGGAAACCGAAGTCCAGGCCGCGGTGGCCGGCAAGGTGGTGGCGATTCATGTGGCCAAGGGCGACCGGGTCAACCCGGGCGAAATCCTGATCGAGATCGAGGGCTGA
- a CDS encoding PA3496 family putative envelope integrity protein — protein sequence MARPYEESNSAVKTRRQQEDQRRMEFRRAIEHRFELRQLQQEINDYPELEAVNYWQAAPAASRRSVQPAR from the coding sequence ATGGCCCGGCCTTACGAAGAGAGCAACAGCGCCGTCAAGACCCGTCGTCAGCAGGAAGACCAGCGCCGCATGGAATTTCGGCGTGCGATCGAACACCGCTTCGAGCTGCGTCAGTTGCAGCAGGAAATCAACGATTACCCCGAGCTTGAGGCCGTCAATTACTGGCAGGCGGCACCCGCGGCTTCCCGTCGAAGCGTTCAACCAGCCCGCTGA
- a CDS encoding acetyl-CoA carboxylase biotin carboxylase subunit, protein MIKKILIANRGEIAVRIVRACAEMGIRSVAIFSDADRHALHVKRADEAHSIGAEPLAGYLNPRKLVNLAVETGCDALHPGYGFLSENAELADICAERGVKFIGPSAEVIRRMGDKTEARRSMIKAGVPVTPGTEGNVADIHEALAEGDRIGYPVMLKATSGGGGRGIRRCNSREELEQAFPRVISEATKAFGSAEVFLEKCIVNPKHIEAQILGDSFGNVVHLFERDCSIQRRNQKLIEIAPSPQLTPEQRAYIGDLSVRAAKAVGYENAGTVEFLLAEGEVYFMEMNTRVQVEHTITEEITGIDIVREQIRIASGLPLSVKQEDIHHRGFALQFRINAEDPKNNFLPSFGKITRYYAPGGPGVRTDTAIYTGYTIPPFYDSMCLKLVVWALTWEEAMDRGLRALDDMRLQGVKTTAAYYQEILRNPEFRSGQFNTSFVESHPELTNYSIKRKPEELALAIAAAIAAHAGL, encoded by the coding sequence GTGATAAAAAAGATCCTGATCGCCAACCGTGGTGAGATCGCCGTACGAATCGTGCGTGCCTGCGCCGAGATGGGCATCCGTTCGGTAGCGATCTTCTCCGACGCCGATCGCCATGCCCTGCATGTGAAGCGCGCGGATGAGGCCCACAGCATTGGCGCCGAGCCGCTGGCCGGCTACCTGAACCCGCGCAAACTGGTGAACCTGGCGGTGGAAACCGGCTGCGATGCCCTGCATCCCGGCTATGGCTTCCTTTCGGAAAATGCCGAACTGGCAGACATCTGTGCCGAACGTGGAGTCAAGTTCATAGGTCCTTCGGCGGAAGTCATCCGTCGCATGGGCGACAAGACCGAAGCCCGCCGCAGCATGATCAAGGCCGGCGTGCCGGTGACCCCGGGCACCGAAGGCAACGTTGCGGATATCCACGAAGCCCTGGCCGAAGGCGACCGCATCGGCTACCCGGTGATGCTCAAGGCCACCTCCGGTGGTGGCGGCCGCGGCATTCGTCGCTGCAACAGCCGTGAAGAGCTGGAGCAAGCGTTCCCCCGAGTGATTTCCGAAGCCACCAAGGCCTTCGGTTCGGCGGAAGTGTTCCTGGAAAAATGCATCGTCAATCCCAAGCACATCGAAGCGCAGATCCTCGGTGACAGCTTTGGCAACGTGGTGCACCTGTTCGAGCGCGACTGCTCGATCCAGCGCCGCAACCAGAAGCTCATCGAGATCGCCCCGAGCCCGCAGCTGACTCCGGAACAGCGCGCCTACATCGGCGACCTGTCGGTGCGCGCGGCCAAGGCCGTGGGCTACGAGAACGCTGGCACCGTGGAGTTCCTGCTCGCCGAGGGCGAGGTGTACTTCATGGAAATGAACACCCGGGTGCAGGTGGAACACACCATCACCGAGGAAATCACCGGCATCGACATCGTTCGCGAGCAGATCCGCATCGCCTCGGGCCTGCCTCTGTCGGTGAAGCAGGAAGACATCCACCACCGTGGTTTTGCCCTGCAGTTCCGGATCAACGCCGAGGACCCGAAGAACAACTTCCTCCCCAGCTTCGGCAAGATCACCCGTTACTACGCTCCCGGCGGCCCCGGCGTGCGCACCGATACGGCGATCTACACCGGCTACACCATTCCGCCGTTCTACGACTCCATGTGCCTGAAGCTGGTGGTCTGGGCCCTGACCTGGGAAGAAGCGATGGACCGTGGCCTGCGCGCCCTTGACGACATGCGCCTGCAAGGGGTCAAGACCACCGCCGCCTACTACCAGGAAATCCTGCGCAATCCGGAATTCCGTAGCGGTCAGTTCAATACCAGCTTCGTTGAAAGCCATCCGGAACTGACCAACTACTCGATCAAGCGCAAACCCGAAGAGCTGGCCCTGGCCATCGCCGCCGCCATCGCCGCCCACGCAGGCCTATGA
- the uvrD gene encoding DNA helicase II codes for MRDDLSLLLNSLNDAQRQAVAASVGRQLVLAGAGSGKTRVLVHRIAWLIQVENASPHSILSVTFTNKAAAEMRHRIEQLLGINPAGMWVGTFHGLAHRLLRAHWQEAGLSQTFQILDSDDQQRLVKRVIRELGLDEQRWPARQAQWFINGQKDEGLRPQHIQASGDLFLATMRSIYEAYEAACQRAGVIDFSELLLRALDLWRDHPGLLAHYQKRFRHVLVDEFQDTNAVQYAWLRLLAQGGDSLMVVGDDDQSIYGWRGAKIENIHQYSADFPDTEVIRLEQNYRSTAGILKAANALIANNTGRLGKELWTDGGDGEAINLYAAFNEHDEARYVVETIESALKTGLARSDIAILYRSNAQSRVLEEALLRERIPYRIYGGQRFFERAEIKNAMAYLRLLEGRGNDAALERVINVPARGIGEKTVEAIREHARHSDVSMWEAMRQLVANKGLTGRAAGALGAFIELIENLAAKTLEMPLHLMTQTVIEQSGLIAYHEAEKGEKGQARVENLEELVSAARNFENSEEDEDLTPLAAFLGHASLEAGDTQADEHEDSVQLMTLHSAKGLEFPYVFLVGMEEGLFPHKMSLEEPGRLEEERRLAYVGITRAMQNLVMTYAETRRLYGSETYNKVSRFVREVPKGLIQEVRLSNSVSRPFGGGQSQSTSSLFGGSEIPDTGLSLGQAVRHSVFGDGVILNFEGAGAQARVQVNFSEGSKWLMLGYAKLEAI; via the coding sequence ATGCGCGATGATCTCTCCCTCCTGTTGAACTCCCTCAACGATGCCCAACGCCAGGCCGTAGCCGCCTCCGTGGGTCGTCAGTTGGTCCTGGCCGGTGCTGGCTCCGGCAAAACCCGTGTGCTTGTGCACCGTATCGCCTGGTTGATCCAGGTCGAGAACGCCTCGCCCCACTCGATCCTGTCGGTGACCTTCACCAACAAGGCCGCCGCCGAGATGCGCCACCGCATCGAGCAATTGCTGGGCATCAACCCGGCAGGCATGTGGGTCGGCACCTTCCACGGCCTGGCGCACCGCCTGCTGCGGGCCCACTGGCAGGAAGCCGGCCTGAGCCAGACCTTCCAGATCCTCGACAGCGACGACCAGCAACGCCTGGTCAAGCGGGTGATCCGCGAGCTGGGCCTGGACGAGCAGCGCTGGCCGGCCCGTCAGGCCCAGTGGTTCATCAACGGACAGAAGGACGAAGGCCTGCGCCCGCAACATATCCAGGCCAGTGGCGACCTGTTCCTGGCCACCATGCGCAGCATCTATGAGGCCTACGAGGCCGCCTGCCAGCGCGCCGGGGTCATCGATTTCTCCGAGCTGCTACTGCGCGCCCTGGACCTGTGGCGCGACCACCCCGGCCTGCTGGCGCACTACCAGAAGCGCTTCCGCCACGTGCTGGTGGACGAGTTCCAGGACACCAACGCCGTGCAGTACGCCTGGCTGCGACTGCTGGCCCAGGGTGGCGACAGCCTGATGGTAGTGGGCGACGACGACCAGTCGATCTACGGCTGGCGCGGGGCGAAAATCGAGAACATTCACCAGTATTCCGCCGACTTCCCGGACACCGAAGTGATCCGCCTGGAGCAGAACTACCGCTCCACCGCCGGCATCCTCAAGGCCGCCAACGCCCTGATCGCCAACAACACCGGGCGCCTGGGCAAGGAACTGTGGACCGATGGCGGCGATGGCGAAGCCATCAACCTGTACGCCGCCTTCAACGAGCACGATGAAGCCCGCTATGTCGTGGAAACCATCGAGAGCGCGCTGAAAACCGGCTTGGCCCGCAGCGACATCGCCATTCTCTACCGCTCCAACGCCCAGTCCCGGGTGCTGGAAGAGGCCCTGCTGCGCGAGCGCATTCCGTACCGCATCTATGGCGGCCAGCGCTTCTTCGAGCGGGCCGAGATCAAGAACGCCATGGCTTACCTGCGCTTGCTGGAAGGCCGTGGCAACGACGCGGCCCTGGAGCGAGTGATCAACGTTCCAGCCCGGGGCATCGGCGAGAAGACCGTCGAAGCCATCCGCGAACACGCGCGCCACAGCGACGTATCAATGTGGGAAGCCATGCGCCAGTTGGTGGCCAATAAAGGCCTGACCGGTCGCGCCGCAGGCGCCCTCGGGGCCTTTATCGAACTGATCGAGAACCTCGCCGCCAAGACCCTGGAAATGCCCCTGCACCTGATGACCCAGACGGTGATCGAGCAGTCCGGGCTGATCGCCTACCACGAAGCGGAAAAAGGCGAGAAGGGCCAGGCCCGGGTGGAAAACCTTGAGGAACTGGTGAGCGCCGCGCGCAACTTCGAGAACAGCGAGGAAGACGAGGACCTGACGCCGCTGGCGGCCTTCCTCGGCCACGCCTCCCTGGAAGCCGGCGATACCCAGGCCGACGAGCATGAAGACAGCGTGCAACTGATGACCCTGCACAGCGCCAAGGGCCTGGAGTTCCCCTACGTGTTCCTGGTGGGCATGGAAGAAGGCCTGTTTCCGCACAAGATGAGCCTGGAAGAACCCGGCCGCCTTGAGGAAGAACGCCGTCTGGCCTATGTCGGCATCACCCGGGCGATGCAGAACCTGGTGATGACCTATGCGGAAACCCGTCGCCTGTACGGCAGCGAAACCTACAACAAGGTGTCGCGCTTCGTCCGCGAGGTGCCCAAGGGGCTGATTCAGGAAGTGCGCCTGTCCAACAGCGTCAGCCGGCCTTTCGGCGGTGGCCAGTCGCAGAGCACCAGCAGCCTGTTCGGCGGCAGCGAGATTCCGGACACCGGCTTGAGCCTGGGCCAGGCGGTGCGGCACTCGGTGTTCGGCGACGGGGTGATCCTCAACTTCGAAGGCGCCGGTGCCCAGGCCCGGGTCCAGGTCAACTTCAGCGAAGGCAGCAAATGGCTGATGCTCGGCTACGCCAAGCTGGAAGCCATCTAA